The window CGAGCGGCAGTGAATCCGTGGCACATCAACCGGCACCCGTCGGTGCCGGTGAGCCATACAAGGCCAGGCTCTTCACCGTCGACGGTCTCGGCGCTGGCCAGGCCGGGCGCCGCAGCCGCGCGCGAACCACGACCGGACACCGCATCGGCGCAACACCTTCGGCCGCCGCAGCCACCGGCATCCACCTGCTCGAGACGGTTCGCACAGCGGCGCCGTTCCAGTCGGCTCGTGGGCGCACCCGCGGACGGCTCATCCTGCAGGCGAGTGACCTGCGCCGAGCGGTACGCGAGGGACGCGAGGCAAATCTCATCCTGTTCGTCGTCGACACCTCCGGCTCGATGGCAGCTCGGCAGCGAATGCAGCAGGTCAAGACGGCGATCCTGTCACTGTTGCTCGACGCCTACCGCCGGCGGGACCGGGTTGGTCTGGTGACGTTCCGAGACAGTGGCGCCGAAGTCGCGTTGCCCCCGACCCGCTCGGTCGACATCGCCGCCCGGCGACTCGATGACCTGCCTGCGGGAGGTCGCACTCCCCTGGCAGAGGGGCTGCTGGCGACCGCCGAGGTAGTCCGCCGCGAACACCTCAAAGACCCAGGCCACCGACCTTTGCTGGTGGTGGTCACCGACGGCCGAGCCACCGCTGGCGCTGATGCTGTCGGTCGATCGCGACAGGCAGCGAATTATCTTGCTGCTCAAGGCATCAGCTGCGTCGTCGTCGACTGCGAGAGCGGGCGGATGCGGATGGGGTTGGCACGCAGCCTCGCCGAGCATATGGCAGCCAATCACGTTTGGCTGGCTGACGTGAACGCCCAAGCGCTCACCGACATCGTCCGTGACGCCACGAGAGAAGGAGCCGCCTGATGCCTCAGGGACAACCGTTGACGATTCCAGACGACCTGCTCACCACGCGCCAGCGCCGTAACCGACCGCTGCTGATCGTGCACACCGGCGACGGCAAAGGAAAGTCCACCGCCGCGTTCGGTCTCGCGATGCGCGGCTGGAACCAAGGCTTTCGCATCGGTGTGTTCCAGTTCGTCAAATCCGCGAAGTGGCGCATCGGCGAGCAGACCGTGCTGGAACGCCTCGGTGCCCTCCATGCCGACACCGGCGAAGGCGGACCAGTCGAATGGCACAAGATGGGTGCGGGCTGGTCGTGGAGCCGCAAGGAAGGGAGCGAGTCTGACCACGCCGCCGCTGCCGCAGAAGGCTGGCTGGAGATCAAGCGCAGGATTTCCGAAGAAAGCCACGATCTCTATGTCCTGGACGAATTCACCTATCCCCTGAATTGGGGCTGGATCGACGTCGACGATGTGGTTGACACCCTGGCGAACCGCCCCGGCCGCCAACACGTCGTCGTCACCGGTCGCAGGGTCGATCCGAAACTGGCCGAAATCGCTGATCTTGTCACCGAGATGGGCAACGTCAAGCATCCGATGGACGCAGGCCAGAAGGGCCAGCGGGGAATCGAATGGTAGCCACCCCGCTCCCGCGCCTGGTCATCGCGGCACCAGCGTCCGGGCACGGCAAGACCACTGTCGCAACCGGTCTCATGGCCGCCCTGGTCGCCCGAGGGCTTGCGGTATCCGGTCACAAGGTCGGCCCCGATTACATCGACCCCGGGTATCACGCGATGGCCACCGGACGACCCGGCCGCAACCTTGACCCGTTCATGGTCGGCGAACAGCGGATCGTCCCGCTGTTGCTGCACGGCGCCGCAGCCGCCGACATCGCCGTCATCGAAGGAGTCATGGGGCTTTTCGACGGCCGCCTGGGCACACCCGGCGAGTCATCCACCGCCCACGTGGCGGCCCTCACCGCCTCACCCGTCGTCCTCGTCGTCGACATCTCACACGCCTCCCGGACGCACGCCGCGACCGTCGCCGGACTCGCCGCCTTCGACCCGACCGTGCACATCACCGGGGTCATCCTGAACAAGTCCCGATCAGCACGGCACGCCGAGGAAGTTCGCAGCGCCCTAAACAGTATCGGCATTGCCGTTCTGGGCGTCCTTCCCCGCGACGCCGGTGTCGACATGCCGTCACGCCATCTCGGCCTGGTGCCCGCCGCAGAACGGGCCGAATCCGCGGCGACGCTGGCCCGATTAGCCCAGATCATCGAAGACCACGTCGATCTCGACGCCGTACTCGACATCGGCAGTCGCGCGACGCCTCTCGAGGGAGCAGCATGGGCCGCAGCCGCCGAGATCACCGCGCCCTCGCAGGGCCGCCCGGTGGTGGCGATCGCCGGTGGCCTGGCTTTCACCTTCCGCTACGCCGAAACCGAGGAACTGCTGCGCGCCGCGGGCTGCGACGTCGTCGATTTCGATCCGCTGACTGACACCGTTCTGCCACAGGGCACGACGGGAATCTATCTCGGCGGTGGATTCCCCGAAGTCCACGCCGCCGAGCTGGCGAGCAATACCTCGTTGATCAGAGACCTGCGAGCCGCAATCGAGTCAGGCGTACCCACGGTCGCCGAATGCGCGGGTCTGACCTATCTATGCCAGACCCTCGACGAGACACCCGCCGTAGGAGTGGTTTCCGCCCGGGCCGCGATGACACCCCGGCTGACCCTGGGCTATCGCACCGCTACTGCACCGGTTGACTCAGTACTGGCCAAACGAGGCGAACAGGTCACCGGACACGAGTTCCACCGAACCCTCGTCACACCGACTTCTGGCGAGTCCTCAACCGGTAGCGATGATTTCGCTGCAGCATGGGATCTCGCCTCGGGACCCGACGGATTCGCCAGCCGCACCCTGCACGCGTCCTACCTGCATGTCCACTGGGCGGGCCACCCACAACTGGCCCAACGCTTCGCAGACGCCGTACACCACCGAGCGGTGTCGACAAGCTGTCCCGCGACGCGCGACATGCTGCGCCATCACGGGGACTCCGAGACCGGGTCGAGCCTGCTCGACTTCGCCGTCAATGTGTACGCGGGACCAAGGCCCACCTGGCTCGACGCAGCGCTCCACCGTGCGGTCGACGACGCAGCCGCTTACCCCGATGCCACCGAAGCCCGGGCCGTACTGGCTACCCTTCACGGCCGCCCGGCAAACGAGGTGTTACCGACCGCAGGGGCATCGGAGGCATTCTCTCTCGTCGCGAGCCTTCGCCGATGGCGCCGCCCCGCGGTCATCCACCCCCAGTTCACCGAACCGCATGCGGCGTTGCTGGATGCCGGACACACCGTCTTCACGGTGTTGTGTCATCCCGAAGACGGCTTCCTACTCCATCCCGATGCAGTGCCCGAGGACGCCGACCTCGTCATCGTGGGCAATCCCACCAACCCGACCGGAGTTCTGCACCCGGCCAACACAATTCGCCAACTTCTACGCCCCGGCAGAGTCGTCCTCGTCGACGAAGCCTTCCTGGACGCGATACCCGGACAACCAGAAACACTGGCGGGCGACCGGTCCGCGGGGTTACTGGTGACCCGAAGCCTCACCAAGCACTGGTCAATACCCGGCGTCCGGGCCGGCTACCTGCTAGGCGATCCCACGCTGATCGCCGACGCTGCACGCCATCAAGTTCCCTGGTCGGTCTCTACGTCGGCCATCGCCGCCATGCTGTCATGTTCCGATGACCGCGCTTGCGTCGAAAGCCGAAGACGTGCAACCGAATTAGCGCAGTGGCGCACGAACCTCACCGAGGGTCTCGCAAGCCGCGGCATCCCCGTTGTGACCGGCAGGGCGCCCTTTGTCCTGGCCCGCGTCGGAGCAGGAGTACACGGTTCCCTGCGCAATAAGGGGATCGCTGTCCGGCGCGCCGACACGTTTCCCGGCCTTGGCGATGCGTGGGTGCGAATCGCCGCGCGCAACGCAGCGACCGCGGAACAGTTGTTCGCAGCCTTGGATGACGTTCTCGGAGTGTCCTCGCGCGCACCCACCACGTTGCCTTTACTGGCCCCGCAATCCGTCGATACCCTAAGCTGAATCAGGCCTCAGGAAGCCGGTGTGAATCCGGAACAGTCGCGCTACTGTGACACCCCGGTGCCGGGGTGAAGTCAGACCCTCAGGCTGTTCATCAATCCTTTGATTCAGGGACGCAGCCCTTCCCTGCAGGAGAATCCATGGCAACGTTTCACTCCATCCCCGCAGTCGATAAGAGTGCTTTGTGGGCCCCCATCGCACCCCCGTCGCCGACGGTCAACGCCGCAGCGGCCGAGCGACTGGCCAACTTGGCCACCCCGCCTGGCGCGCTGGGCAACTTGGGTAATGTCGCGGTGTGGATCGCCACGACACAGCAACGGGTGCCGCCTCGTCAGCTCGACAATGTGCGGCTGGTCATTTTCGCCGGTGACCATGGCGTCGCCGCCCACGGCGTGTCAGCCTTTCCGTCGGCGATTACCGCGGCCACAGTGCGGGCCGCCATCAGCGGACAGCTCGGGGTGAGTGCGCTCGCCGCCGCCTATGGCGTTGCCGTTCGTGTACTGGATCTCGGGGTAGATGACGACTTCGACGATCTGCCTGCGAAGGCTCGTACTGCTTTGCAGGCATACAAGATTCGCCGTTGCAGCGGAGCCATTCATCTCGACGATGCGCTGACCGAACACGAAGCGCACACGGCGCTGGCCGCCGGAGCGACCGTGGCGCGCCAGGAAATCGAGGCCGGCGCGCAGTTACTGATCAGCGGTGACCTCGGCATCGGAAACACCACTAGCGCGGCAGCTCTAGTGGCCGCCGCGCTAGGGTTACCCGCGAGCGAGGTGGTAGGTCGTGGAAGTGGCATCAACGATGCCGCGCTGCAACACAAGACAACTGTCATCGACGCAGCGCTAACGCGCGTCGGTGACCGCACCGCCGATCCGATCGAGACTCTGGCTGCGCTCGGCAGCGCCGATCTGGCCGCATCGACCGGATACCTTCTCACCGCCGCCCGACTCGGGGTCCCGGCCCTGCTGGACGGTCTGATGGCAGTGGCATGCGCGCTAACAGCCGATCGCATCGCCCCTGGCGCAGCAGCGTGGTATGCCGCGGGTCACCGTTCCACCGAACCGGCGCAGAGCCTGGCCCTCGACAAGCTTGGTTTAACGCCGATCCTGGACCTCAACATGCGCCTCGGCGAAGGTTCGGGCGCCGTCGCCGCGGTACCCGTATTGCGCGGCGCCGTCGCTGTTCTCGCCCACACGGCGCTGCTCAGCGACCTTATGCCGGGGTGACGCCAATCGTCCCCACAGCATCCGACCTGCGGGACAGCTGGCGGCTTGCCGTCGGCACTCTCACCGTTGTCCCCGTAGCACCGCCGCTGCGGGGGGACCACAACACGACCCGCACCGCGATGCTCATCGCGCCCATCGCCGCCGTACCGCTCGGCGTGGCGGTGACCGTACTCGCAATTG is drawn from Candidatus Mycolicibacterium alkanivorans and contains these coding sequences:
- the cobO gene encoding cob(I)yrinic acid a,c-diamide adenosyltransferase, producing MPQGQPLTIPDDLLTTRQRRNRPLLIVHTGDGKGKSTAAFGLAMRGWNQGFRIGVFQFVKSAKWRIGEQTVLERLGALHADTGEGGPVEWHKMGAGWSWSRKEGSESDHAAAAAEGWLEIKRRISEESHDLYVLDEFTYPLNWGWIDVDDVVDTLANRPGRQHVVVTGRRVDPKLAEIADLVTEMGNVKHPMDAGQKGQRGIEW
- a CDS encoding cobyrinate a,c-diamide synthase gives rise to the protein MVATPLPRLVIAAPASGHGKTTVATGLMAALVARGLAVSGHKVGPDYIDPGYHAMATGRPGRNLDPFMVGEQRIVPLLLHGAAAADIAVIEGVMGLFDGRLGTPGESSTAHVAALTASPVVLVVDISHASRTHAATVAGLAAFDPTVHITGVILNKSRSARHAEEVRSALNSIGIAVLGVLPRDAGVDMPSRHLGLVPAAERAESAATLARLAQIIEDHVDLDAVLDIGSRATPLEGAAWAAAAEITAPSQGRPVVAIAGGLAFTFRYAETEELLRAAGCDVVDFDPLTDTVLPQGTTGIYLGGGFPEVHAAELASNTSLIRDLRAAIESGVPTVAECAGLTYLCQTLDETPAVGVVSARAAMTPRLTLGYRTATAPVDSVLAKRGEQVTGHEFHRTLVTPTSGESSTGSDDFAAAWDLASGPDGFASRTLHASYLHVHWAGHPQLAQRFADAVHHRAVSTSCPATRDMLRHHGDSETGSSLLDFAVNVYAGPRPTWLDAALHRAVDDAAAYPDATEARAVLATLHGRPANEVLPTAGASEAFSLVASLRRWRRPAVIHPQFTEPHAALLDAGHTVFTVLCHPEDGFLLHPDAVPEDADLVIVGNPTNPTGVLHPANTIRQLLRPGRVVLVDEAFLDAIPGQPETLAGDRSAGLLVTRSLTKHWSIPGVRAGYLLGDPTLIADAARHQVPWSVSTSAIAAMLSCSDDRACVESRRRATELAQWRTNLTEGLASRGIPVVTGRAPFVLARVGAGVHGSLRNKGIAVRRADTFPGLGDAWVRIAARNAATAEQLFAALDDVLGVSSRAPTTLPLLAPQSVDTLS
- the cobT gene encoding nicotinate-nucleotide--dimethylbenzimidazole phosphoribosyltransferase, with amino-acid sequence MATFHSIPAVDKSALWAPIAPPSPTVNAAAAERLANLATPPGALGNLGNVAVWIATTQQRVPPRQLDNVRLVIFAGDHGVAAHGVSAFPSAITAATVRAAISGQLGVSALAAAYGVAVRVLDLGVDDDFDDLPAKARTALQAYKIRRCSGAIHLDDALTEHEAHTALAAGATVARQEIEAGAQLLISGDLGIGNTTSAAALVAAALGLPASEVVGRGSGINDAALQHKTTVIDAALTRVGDRTADPIETLAALGSADLAASTGYLLTAARLGVPALLDGLMAVACALTADRIAPGAAAWYAAGHRSTEPAQSLALDKLGLTPILDLNMRLGEGSGAVAAVPVLRGAVAVLAHTALLSDLMPG